In one Calonectris borealis chromosome 23, bCalBor7.hap1.2, whole genome shotgun sequence genomic region, the following are encoded:
- the LOC142092211 gene encoding chloride channel protein ClC-Kb-like, with the protein MERPVPGGLREEERVLVSEQSWRPCPEARRRLRGCLERVKRQLFRVGEDWYFLFVLGVLMATISFVMDLLVSRLYQAHRWLYQEVGDILVLKYLSWTMYPTALAAFSTGFSQSITPYSGGSGIPELKTILTGVVLEDYLAIQNFGAKAVGLTCTLACGSTVFLGKVGPFVHLSAMAAVYLGKMRTSVTRQYENKFKQNEMLVAAQAVGVATVFGAPISGVLFSIEVMSSHFAVRDYWRGFFAATCGAFMFRLLAVFNSEQETIAAVFKSDLKIDFPFDLLETFFFVILGAVCGLVGCAYLFCQRRLLAAVKENRLTAKLLATDKPVYTVLVVLLLASVTFPPGLGQLMASRLTMKEYLTSLFDNRTWGALLPNASSLADPPGVDPGGLWQEWCHPSATIFGTLAFFLLMKFWMLILATTLPLPAGYFMPIFIYGAVIGRLLGETVALLFPRGLRSEGDPRPVIPGGYALAGAAAFSGSVTHTISTALLVCEVTGHLGHVLPVVLAVLVANAIAQKHQPSFYDGTIIVKKLPYLPPIRSRHMASYQVVVEEFMERRLVALAKGGGFEEVLVALDASADAEYPVVESAGSPTLVGTVSRAQLVTFLQSHKHPQAPPEEKLATTGTLGDNCTIEPIMLQLSPWTSLHQAHHLFELLKLQRIFVTRFGELVGAVSRVELRRAIEELANPK; encoded by the exons ATGGAGCGCCCcgtccccggggggctgcgggaggaggagagggtgCTGGTGtcggagcagagctggagacccTGCCCCGAAGCCCGGAGGAGGCTCCGAG ggtGCCTGGAGCGGGTGAAGCGGCAGCTTTTCCGCGTGGGGGAGGATTGGTATTTCCTCTTCGTCCTGGGGGTCCTCATGGCCACCATCAGCTTCGTGATGGACCTCCTTGTCTCCAGGCTCTATCAGG CCCACCGGTGGCTTTACCAAGAGGTCGGTGACATCTTGGTGCTCAAGTACCTCTCGTGGACCATGTACCCCACGGCGCTGGCAGCCTTCTCCACCGGCTTCTCCCAAAGCATCACCCCGTACTCGGGAG GCTCCGGCATCCCGGAACTGAAGACCATCCTGACCGGCGTGGTGCTGGAGGACTACCTGGCCATCCAAAATTTCGGAGCCAAGGCGGTGGGGTTGACCTGCACCCTGGCATGCGGCAGCACCGTTTTCCTCGGCAAAGTG GGTCCCTTCGTCCACCTCTCTGCCATGGCTGCGGTGTATCTGGGGAAGATGCGGACCTCGGTCACAAGGCAGTACGAG AACAAGTTCAAGCAGAACGAGATGCTGGTGGCAGCGCAAGCCGTCGGGGTGGCCACGGTTTTTGGGGCGCCCATCAGCG GGGTGCTTTTCAGCATCGAGGTGATGTCCTCCCACTTCGCCGTGCGGGATTACTGGCGGGGCTTCTTCGCCGCGACCTGCGGCGCCTTCATGTTTCGCCTCCTCGCAGTCTTCAACAGCgagcaag AAACCATTGCCGCTGTTTTTAAGAGCGACCTCAAGATTGATTTCCCCTTCGACCTTCTGGAGACTTTCTTTTTTGTGATTTTGGG GGCCGTCTGCGGGCTCGTGGGCTGCGCCTACCTCTTCTGCCAGCGCAGGCTGCTGGCGGCCGTCAAGGAGAACCGGCTCACAGCCAAGCTGCTGGCCACCGA CAAGCCCGTCTACAcggtgctggtggtgctgctccTCGCCTCCGTCACCTTCCCGCCCGGGCTGGGGCAGCTGATGGCCTCCagg CTCACCATGAAGGAGTACCTCACCTCCCTCTTCGACAACCGCACTTGGGGTGCGCTGCTCCCCAACGCCTCCTCGCTGGCCGACCCCCCCGGCGTGGACCCTGGGGGGCTCTGGCAGGAGTGGTGCCACCCCTCTGCCACCATCTTCGGCACCTTGGCCTTCTTCCTGCTGATGAAG ttctggATGCTGATCCTGGCCaccaccctgcccctgcccgctggCTACTTCATGCCCATCTTCATCTACG GAGCCGTCATCGGGCGCTTGCTGGGGGAGACGGTGGCTCTGCTCTTCCCCCGGGGCCTCCGTTCGGAGGGGGACCCTCGCCCTGTCATCCCCGGCGGCTACGCCCTAGCCG GCGCAGCCGCCTTTTCGGGCTCGGTGACCCACACCATCTCCACGGCTTTACTGGTCTGCGAGGTCACCGGTCACCTGGGCCACGTCCTCCCCGTCGTCCTGGCCGTGCTGGTGGCCAACGCCATCGCCCAGAAGCACCAACCATCCTTCTACGATGGCACCATCATCGTCAAGAAGCTGCCCTACCTGCCCCCCATCCGCAGCCGGCACATGGC CTCCTACCAAGTGGTGGTGGAGGAGTTCATGGAGCGCCGGCTGGTGGCCTTGGCCAAGGGTGGTGGCTTTGAAGAGGTGCTGGTGGCCTTGGATGCCTCTGCCGATGCCGAATACCCCGTGGTGGAGAGCGCAG GGTCACCCACGCTGGTGGGCACcgtcagcagagcccagctggtCACCTTCCTCCAGAGCCATAAGCATCCCCAGGCACCCCCGGAGGAGAAg CTGGCCACCACGGGGACGCTTGGGGACAACTGCACCATCGAGCCCATCATGCTCCAGCTCTCGCCGTGGACCTCCCTGCACCAG GCCCATCACCTCTTCGAGCTGCTGAAGCTGCAGCGCATCTTCGTCACCCGCTTCGGGGAGCTGGTGGGAGCCGTCAGCCGGGTGGAG CTGCGGAGAGCGATCGAGGAGCTCGCCAACCCCAAGTGA